From Selenomonadales bacterium, a single genomic window includes:
- a CDS encoding type II secretion system protein M, translating into MKLNRREGILLGFLLVVLTGALIYLYLWQPLLSEQAALRHQLETLTGTLDRLEPWEDKESELAARIENLRAQIRTVTEERELGIPLPEFLTMLENAAAATVVNLESTSIAVEDVGAVTNMQVAGTYHDLYRFLMLLEEQDEALVLEALQFTGTGQSLQGTLQVRLFSGAVIGEPKVGGFPGRSPFAARRQ; encoded by the coding sequence ATGAAGCTTAACCGGCGTGAGGGCATACTGCTAGGGTTCCTGTTGGTCGTGTTAACTGGGGCATTGATTTACTTGTACTTGTGGCAGCCCCTGCTCTCCGAGCAGGCTGCTTTGCGTCACCAGCTAGAGACGCTGACAGGCACGCTCGACAGGCTGGAGCCTTGGGAAGACAAAGAGTCGGAACTTGCGGCGAGGATTGAAAATCTACGTGCGCAAATTCGCACGGTGACCGAAGAGCGTGAGCTCGGCATTCCCCTACCCGAATTCTTGACTATGCTCGAAAACGCAGCCGCCGCGACTGTCGTTAACCTTGAAAGCACGAGCATTGCGGTGGAAGACGTGGGCGCTGTTACGAACATGCAGGTTGCCGGCACCTACCATGACCTCTATCGTTTTCTCATGCTGCTGGAGGAGCAGGACGAAGCCTTAGTGCTGGAGGCACTGCAGTTTACCGGCACGGGACAGTCTCTGCAAGGGACGCTACAGGTTCGCTTGTTTAGCGGCGCGGTTATCGGTGAGCCCAAGGTGGGCGGGTTCCCCGGACGCTCGCCTTTTGCGGCGCGTCGGCAGTAG
- a CDS encoding class II fructose-bisphosphate aldolase has protein sequence MLLTGAELRQVFALASPFTANGQLKPEAERVTLLAANANFPFELEMRAFAMAAAAGKGSPVIVQLSHNAAEAGSGDPGKIPTLAGVKHYSPDTNVVRGAELAAGQIARFAAEYGARFVAVSLDHFKVPVYAPAKLQDAQAADSLSLALAEARVRHAVSYMQSTFGEEAMLDEATLRLYALYLTGKEYITFRRDFLRVVERVRPAWGMIDTEMLPPVLDFVVTRDITDAVRHSLGNHEIIIEAEFGATGTGGQALEYRRLTGAELDRFAAQVVSFVRYTGADAIAYPIGMEHAAKKGQKHEPDVHRLEVVQTALFRELGRYIPFAQHGGTGAAKVARGLVGKNNVNTHFLVAGALAMAEYGLAHIDGIRAGDKKFCGATVFNNYLQAVAEAALFKLGEVGSLNLGALLEESIGAVQGKASVASVGKPQGAYDE, from the coding sequence ATGCTTTTAACCGGAGCCGAGCTTAGGCAAGTTTTCGCGTTGGCATCACCGTTTACGGCGAATGGTCAGCTAAAACCTGAAGCAGAGCGCGTAACGCTCCTCGCCGCGAACGCCAACTTTCCGTTTGAACTTGAGATGCGGGCGTTTGCCATGGCCGCGGCAGCGGGAAAGGGTTCGCCTGTTATCGTGCAGCTCAGCCATAACGCCGCTGAGGCGGGCTCCGGCGACCCCGGCAAAATACCGACACTCGCCGGTGTAAAGCACTATTCACCCGACACTAACGTCGTGCGTGGCGCAGAGCTTGCCGCCGGGCAAATAGCGCGTTTCGCGGCCGAGTACGGCGCACGCTTCGTCGCCGTTTCGCTTGACCATTTTAAGGTGCCCGTCTATGCCCCGGCTAAGCTGCAGGACGCTCAGGCAGCCGACAGTCTAAGCCTTGCCCTAGCCGAGGCGCGAGTGCGCCATGCCGTCTCCTACATGCAGTCGACTTTCGGTGAAGAAGCGATGCTCGATGAAGCCACCCTAAGGCTCTACGCTCTTTACCTCACCGGCAAAGAATACATAACGTTTAGGCGCGATTTTCTGCGCGTAGTGGAGCGCGTGCGTCCCGCCTGGGGCATGATTGATACGGAAATGCTGCCGCCCGTGCTAGACTTTGTGGTTACGCGTGACATTACAGATGCGGTGCGCCATAGCCTCGGCAACCACGAAATTATCATCGAGGCTGAGTTTGGCGCCACCGGTACCGGCGGACAGGCGCTTGAGTACCGTCGTCTGACGGGAGCAGAGCTAGACAGGTTCGCGGCGCAAGTCGTGTCCTTTGTGCGCTACACGGGAGCCGACGCCATCGCCTATCCCATTGGCATGGAGCACGCCGCCAAAAAGGGCCAAAAACACGAGCCCGATGTACACCGCCTCGAGGTCGTGCAGACAGCTCTGTTTAGAGAGCTCGGACGCTATATTCCCTTTGCCCAGCACGGCGGCACCGGTGCCGCAAAAGTGGCGCGCGGGCTTGTCGGCAAGAACAATGTCAATACGCACTTTCTTGTCGCGGGTGCGCTGGCCATGGCTGAGTACGGCCTTGCACACATTGACGGAATTCGCGCGGGCGACAAGAAGTTCTGTGGTGCGACGGTCTTTAACAACTATCTGCAGGCAGTGGCCGAGGCGGCCCTGTTTAAACTCGGCGAAGTCGGGAGCCTTAACCTCGGGGCTCTGCTCGAGGAAAGCATAGGAGCCGTTCAGGGAAAAGCGTCGGTAGCTTCTGTGGGTAAGCCGCAGGGCGCGTACGACGAATAG
- a CDS encoding aminopeptidase P family protein → MESRLNRLRAGLPEGLDACLIVKPENRAYLTGFTGSNGYALVSRDAAWLLTDFRYVEQAAVEAPEFTVQDYQASLYDFLQQLLAEHKLQRVGFESDYITFSIYQALKEKLQAELVPQTGLVEKLRMVKDAAELSAMRQAAAIAEEALRQTLPKIKVGVSEAYIALELEIAMRRLGADRASFDFIAASGPRSSLPHGRASSRLIEAGDFLTLDFGAVYNGYCSDMTRTFVLGQPSAKQLELYNTVLKAQLAALAAVRPGVLGKDVDKVARDIISEAGYGERFGHGLGHGIGRAVHEGPSAGTKGEDALQPNMVITIEPGIYIPDWGGVRIEDMVVVTPSGCENFYSFSKELVVL, encoded by the coding sequence ATGGAAAGTAGACTAAACCGCCTGCGCGCGGGCCTGCCCGAGGGGCTTGACGCCTGTCTTATCGTCAAGCCTGAGAACAGGGCATATCTCACCGGCTTTACCGGTTCTAATGGCTATGCGCTCGTCAGCCGGGATGCGGCCTGGCTCCTTACAGATTTTCGCTATGTGGAACAGGCGGCTGTAGAGGCCCCGGAATTTACGGTGCAGGACTATCAGGCCTCGCTCTACGATTTTCTGCAGCAGTTACTCGCGGAGCACAAGCTGCAAAGGGTAGGCTTTGAGAGCGACTATATTACCTTTAGCATCTATCAGGCGCTAAAGGAGAAGCTACAGGCGGAGCTTGTGCCGCAGACCGGGCTAGTCGAAAAGCTGCGTATGGTCAAGGACGCGGCCGAGTTGTCTGCCATGCGGCAAGCTGCGGCCATAGCCGAGGAAGCGCTGCGACAGACTCTGCCTAAAATCAAGGTCGGTGTATCCGAAGCCTATATTGCACTGGAACTAGAAATAGCTATGCGCAGGCTAGGAGCCGACCGCGCTTCGTTTGACTTTATCGCGGCTTCCGGCCCGCGTTCGAGCTTGCCGCATGGCCGTGCAAGCAGCCGCCTTATTGAAGCGGGCGATTTCTTGACTCTGGACTTTGGGGCTGTATACAATGGATACTGCAGCGATATGACGCGCACCTTCGTACTTGGCCAGCCAAGTGCCAAACAGCTTGAGCTCTACAACACCGTGCTAAAGGCGCAGCTCGCCGCACTGGCAGCCGTTCGTCCCGGCGTTTTGGGCAAAGATGTAGACAAAGTCGCGCGCGACATTATCTCCGAGGCCGGCTACGGCGAGCGCTTCGGCCACGGCCTAGGCCACGGTATAGGCCGTGCCGTGCACGAGGGCCCCTCCGCCGGCACTAAAGGCGAGGATGCTTTGCAGCCCAATATGGTTATTACCATCGAACCCGGCATCTACATACCCGACTGGGGTGGAGTGCGCATCGAGGACATGGTCGTCGTGACGCCTAGCGGCTGCGAGAACTTCTATAGCTTTAGCAAAGAGCTAGTGGTGCTGTAA
- a CDS encoding PilN domain-containing protein, with protein MKINLLPLARQRQPFPYRAILIAVVCVLCVAAPVTAYSYRLLQNVQSLRNEVAGLKARSDALGTLEPLLLEYARLEQELRRVRGEAVPENVKLVPFLDELARLLPDRVFVTDLSIDETGMRLSGVTPSYALAAEFLRVLAGSDLFAEPVLSVLQADDLGHRFELTVEIRAGEQ; from the coding sequence GTGAAAATCAACCTGCTGCCGCTCGCACGGCAGAGGCAACCGTTTCCCTACCGTGCTATTCTCATTGCGGTGGTATGCGTGTTGTGTGTGGCGGCACCTGTTACTGCCTATAGCTATCGCCTGCTGCAAAACGTGCAGAGCCTCCGGAATGAGGTCGCCGGCCTGAAAGCGCGGTCAGATGCATTAGGGACGCTTGAGCCCCTGCTCTTGGAGTATGCGCGCTTGGAGCAAGAACTGCGGCGTGTGCGCGGCGAAGCTGTCCCCGAAAATGTCAAGCTGGTACCTTTCCTGGACGAGCTGGCGCGGCTTCTACCTGATCGCGTCTTTGTCACCGACTTAAGTATCGACGAAACGGGTATGCGGCTGAGTGGCGTAACGCCGTCTTACGCTTTGGCGGCAGAGTTTCTGCGAGTCTTAGCCGGCTCAGATTTGTTCGCGGAACCGGTGCTTAGCGTATTGCAGGCAGATGATCTGGGGCACCGCTTCGAGCTTACGGTAGAGATTAGGGCGGGGGAACAATGA
- a CDS encoding redox-sensing transcriptional repressor Rex codes for MAGNIPRPTIERLPLYLRCLARLKSTGVDVVSSEDLGRLLAITSVQIRKDLAFFGEFGRRGIGYDVDSLARQVTAILGADQPQRVALVGLGHLGQALANYEGFREHGFNIAVMFDADPSKVGLTVAGQRILPVDRMSDVVKHTGIDLAVLAVPAHAAQRVTDILVQAGVRAIWNFAPVRLSVPEHVEVRYENLIVGLLALSYYLKESKR; via the coding sequence ATGGCCGGAAACATTCCTCGCCCCACAATTGAGAGGCTACCGCTGTATTTGCGGTGCCTGGCTAGACTTAAGAGCACCGGCGTGGACGTCGTGTCGTCGGAAGACCTTGGCAGGCTGCTTGCCATTACCTCGGTACAAATTCGCAAAGACCTCGCCTTTTTTGGTGAGTTCGGCCGCCGCGGTATCGGGTACGATGTCGACTCCCTAGCGCGGCAGGTTACCGCCATTTTGGGGGCCGATCAGCCGCAACGCGTCGCGCTGGTTGGGCTCGGGCACTTAGGGCAGGCGCTGGCGAACTACGAAGGTTTTCGCGAGCACGGGTTTAACATTGCCGTGATGTTCGATGCCGACCCTAGCAAAGTAGGTCTTACCGTAGCCGGACAACGGATACTGCCGGTTGACCGCATGTCAGACGTCGTAAAGCACACCGGCATTGACCTCGCCGTGTTGGCGGTGCCTGCACACGCAGCGCAACGCGTCACCGACATCTTGGTACAGGCAGGCGTGCGCGCCATCTGGAACTTCGCCCCCGTGCGCCTATCCGTACCCGAACACGTAGAAGTTCGCTACGAAAACCTTATCGTCGGCCTCCTCGCGCTGTCGTACTACCTGAAGGAAAGCAAACGTTGA
- the efp gene encoding elongation factor P, translated as MISTNDFRTGLTIELDGAVYQVVDFQHVKPGKGAAFVRAKLKNVETGAVQETTFRAGEKVNRAHVERCQMQYLYDTGDFYTFMDESSFEQVNINHDVLGDDIKFLKENESVTMMMYNNRVIGIELPYYVELVVKETAPGFRGDTATGGSKPATMETGLIINVPFFINEGDKLRIDTRTREYLDRV; from the coding sequence ATGATTTCAACTAACGACTTTCGCACAGGACTAACCATTGAACTTGACGGCGCCGTCTATCAAGTAGTCGATTTTCAGCACGTCAAACCCGGCAAAGGCGCGGCTTTTGTGCGCGCTAAGCTCAAGAACGTAGAGACGGGCGCAGTACAGGAAACGACTTTCCGCGCGGGCGAGAAGGTAAACCGCGCGCACGTGGAGCGCTGCCAAATGCAGTACCTCTACGACACCGGCGATTTCTACACGTTTATGGACGAGAGCTCCTTTGAACAGGTCAACATTAACCACGATGTCCTAGGCGACGACATTAAGTTCCTCAAAGAAAACGAAAGCGTCACCATGATGATGTACAACAACCGCGTCATCGGCATAGAGCTACCGTATTATGTTGAGCTCGTGGTAAAAGAAACCGCGCCCGGGTTTCGCGGCGATACCGCCACGGGCGGCTCCAAACCCGCTACCATGGAAACGGGCCTTATTATTAACGTGCCATTCTTTATTAACGAAGGGGACAAGCTCCGCATTGACACCCGCACGCGCGAGTACCTCGACAGGGTCTAA
- a CDS encoding shikimate kinase: MIVLIGMMGSGKSSVGRVIARSLNLLTIDLDREIERRTGLSVAEIFAIHGEPYFRQVEEEALLRLAQAGKPLVLSLGGGAVLSERGMEALKHKARAVIYLQASVPELLARLKRSRIKRPLLENAADPHARLVELLHVRRPLYERYADFTVDTDGKLLADVAQEILGVLESYSKGCR; this comes from the coding sequence ATGATTGTGCTAATCGGCATGATGGGGAGCGGCAAGAGCAGCGTAGGTAGGGTCATCGCCCGCTCGCTCAACCTCTTGACCATCGACCTCGACCGAGAAATAGAGCGCCGCACCGGGCTGTCTGTGGCCGAGATTTTTGCTATCCATGGCGAGCCTTACTTCCGCCAAGTGGAGGAGGAAGCGCTGCTACGCTTGGCCCAGGCAGGGAAGCCGCTGGTGTTGTCGCTAGGCGGCGGGGCTGTGTTATCCGAGCGCGGTATGGAGGCGCTTAAACACAAGGCGCGAGCTGTCATCTATTTGCAGGCCTCCGTGCCGGAGCTACTCGCCCGCCTTAAGCGCAGCCGCATCAAGCGACCGCTACTTGAGAACGCGGCAGACCCCCATGCGCGCTTGGTGGAGCTATTGCACGTGCGCCGTCCGCTCTATGAGCGTTACGCCGACTTCACAGTCGATACGGACGGCAAGCTCTTGGCGGATGTAGCACAGGAAATCCTAGGGGTATTAGAATCTTACTCAAAGGGGTGTAGATAA
- a CDS encoding type II secretion system protein — translation MRSRGSGFTIIELLAVVGIMGVLALLAVPRVSDALINAELQSTVRQLASDAHHVRQLAIMRGANTRMDFLRLSGHPHQVRVFNELSQEMREYRRVLPARITFVTADENFAFNYLGEPIAFGNPTPNSTIWIQASNGRSMYLILSITGRIRISTTPP, via the coding sequence GTGCGGAGCAGAGGAAGCGGCTTCACCATAATAGAACTCCTGGCTGTAGTCGGCATTATGGGGGTTCTGGCTCTGCTGGCGGTGCCGAGAGTCAGCGATGCGTTAATTAACGCAGAACTGCAGTCGACGGTGCGGCAGTTAGCATCGGATGCACACCACGTGCGCCAGCTTGCCATTATGCGAGGCGCTAATACGCGCATGGATTTTCTTAGGCTCTCCGGACACCCGCATCAAGTGAGGGTGTTTAACGAGCTCTCGCAGGAGATGAGAGAGTACCGTCGCGTATTGCCGGCAAGGATTACATTTGTTACTGCCGACGAGAACTTTGCCTTTAACTACTTAGGCGAGCCTATCGCTTTCGGCAATCCGACACCGAACTCTACTATTTGGATTCAGGCGTCTAATGGGCGCAGTATGTACCTTATCTTAAGCATTACCGGCCGCATCCGCATCTCGACTACACCGCCCTAA